One window of Pyrus communis chromosome 12, drPyrComm1.1, whole genome shotgun sequence genomic DNA carries:
- the LOC137711284 gene encoding late embryogenesis abundant protein At1g64065-like — MAEKTQQVYPSVLATNGYQRSDAESLQSADELKRKKRIKLAIYVAIFIVFQIIVITVIGLTVMKVKTPKVRLGNIDIQELNSFPATPSFNMKFTTQIKVKNTNWGPYKFDASTVTFLYQGAAVGQVVIPKSKAGMLSTKKVNVEVSLNSNALTGSNLGSELSSGVLTLNSTASLTGKVELMLIMKKKKASTMDCSIAFNLSSKTLKSLECK; from the coding sequence ATGGCTGAGAAGACCCAACAGGTTTATCCTTCAGTCCTCGCAACCAATGGTTACCAAAGAAGTGATGCTGAGTCTTTGCAATCAGCTGACGAGCTCAAACGCAAGAAGAGAATCAAGTTAGCCATTTATGTTGCAATTTTCATTGTGTTTCAAATCATTGTCATAACCGTGATTGGTCTTACTGTTATGAAAGTTAAGACCCCAAAGGTCAGACTAGGCAACATCGACATCCAAGAACTCAACTCCTTCCCGGCAACACCTTCATTCAACATGAAATTCACAACCCAAATCAAGGTCAAGAACACAAACTGGGGTCCTTACAAGTTTGATGCTAGCACTGTCACGTTTTTGTACCAAGGAGCTGCTGTCGGACAAGTGGTTATTCCGAAGAGCAAGGCTGGAATGCTTTCCACCAAAAAAGTGAATGTCGAGGTGAGCTTGAATTCGAATGCACTGACGGGTTCCAATCTTGGGAGTGAATTGAGCAGCGGGGTGTTAACTCTCAATAGCACGGCTAGTTTGACCGGAAAGGTTGAATTGATGTTaataatgaaaaagaagaaggcttCCACCATGGACTGCTCCATTGCATTCAATCTGTCATCGAAGACGCTCAAAAGTTTAGAGTGCAAGTGA
- the LOC137711435 gene encoding late embryogenesis abundant protein At1g64065-like — MAEKTQQAYPSAPENHGYQRSDAESLLSADELKRKKRIKLAIYVAIFIVFQIIVITVISLTVMKVKTPKVRLGKINVQQLNFVTATPSFDTKFTTQIKVKNTNWGPYKFDASTVKFMYQGTAVGQVVIPKSKAGMLSTKKMNVEVSLSLSALSGSNLGTELGSGVLTLNSTAMVTGKVELMLIMKKKKSSTMDCTVAFDLSSKTLKNLECK, encoded by the coding sequence ATGGCTGAGAAGACACAACAGGCTTATCCTTCAGCCCCAGAAAACCATGGCTACCAAAGAAGTGATGCAGAGTCTTTGCTATCCGCCGATGAACTGAAACGCAAGAAGAGAATCAAATTGGCAATTTATGTTGCTATCTTCATTGTGTTTCAGATCATTGTCATAACTGTGATTAGCCTCACAGTCATGAAAGTTAAGACCCCGAAGGTCAGGCTAGGCAAAATCAACGTCCAACAACTCAACTTCGTCACGGCAACACCTTCATTCGACACAAAATTCACAACCCAAATCAAGgtgaaaaacacaaactggggtCCTTACAAGTTTGATGCTAGCACTGTCAAGTTTATGTACCAAGGCACGGCTGTTGGGCAAGTAGTTATTCCAAAGAGCAAGGCTGGAATGCTttccaccaaaaaaatgaaCGTCGAGGTGAGCTTGAGTTTGAGTGCATTAAGCGGTTCCAATCTTGGTACTGAATTGGGCAGTGGGGTGTTGACTCTCAACAGTACGGCTATGGTGACTGGAAAGGTTGAACTGATGCttataatgaagaagaagaagtcttCCACCATGGACTGCACTGTTGCATTTGATCTGTCATCCAAGACGCTCAAAAATTTGGAATGCAAATGA
- the LOC137710081 gene encoding late embryogenesis abundant protein At1g64065-like yields MAEKYSHMGPVPVLHRRDEESAVYLQSEELRRQKRRMMYKYIGIFLVVHIIVITIIALTVMKVNSLKVNVQSLNSDPTTPSFDTSFTTQVCVKNTNWGSCKFDAGTVTFLHQGVTIGQVSIPKGQAGMRSTKKVSVTVSLNSHGSSNLGSELKSGMLTLSSQAKLSGKVKLFLIMKKKKSATMNCTVTIDLSTKTVKTLKCK; encoded by the coding sequence ATGGCTGAGAAGTACAGTCACATGGGACCGGTTCCTGTGCTCCACCGAAGAGATGAAGAATCCGCGGTGTATTTGCAATCTGAGGAGCTCAGACGTCAGAAAAGAAGGATGATGTACAAGTACATTGGTATTTTCCTTGTAGTTCATATCATAGTAATCACAATAATTGCACTCACTGTGATGAAGGTTAATTCCCTGAAGGTCAACGTCCAAAGCCTCAACTCTGACCCAACAACACCTTCGTTTGACACGAGCTTCACAACCCAAGTATGTGTCAAGAACACAAACTGGGGTTCTTGCAAGTTTGATGCTGGCACCGTCACGTTTTTGCACCAAGGCGTGACTATAGGGCAAGTTTCAATTCCGAAGGGCCAAGCTGGAATGCGTTCCACCAAGAAGGTCAGTGTCACGGTGAGTTTGAACTCGCATGGCAGTTCCAATCTTGGCAGTGAATTGAAGAGTGGGATGTTAACGCTGAGCAGCCAAGCCAAATTGAGTGGAAAAgttaaattgtttttaattatgaagaaaaagaagagtgcTACAATGAATTGCACCGTAACAATCGATTTGTCAACTAAGACGGTCAAAACTCTAAAATGCAAATGA
- the LOC137711730 gene encoding late embryogenesis abundant protein At1g64065-like, whose translation MKGEGKNTKCLAYVAIFIVFQIIVITAFSLTVMKIKGPKVRFGTVAAENFRSTSSNSPSLSLNLVTNFAVKNTNFGHFKYSNSTVTIYYAGQAIGSADIPKGKVRARSTRRTDVVISINTDKLSGSTNLGNDINSGLVPLTSEATLKGKVELMKIIKKNKSGKMSCSMSVNLANRAVQDLKC comes from the coding sequence ATGAAAGGAGAGGGGAAGAACACGAAGTGCCTAGCATATGTTGCTATTTTCATTGTATTTCAGATCATAGTCATCACAGCCTTTTCACTTACTGTGATGAAAATCAAGGGTCCAAAAGTCAGGTTTGGCACAGTTGCAGCAGAAAATTTCAGATCCACAAGCTCCAACTCTCCAtctttgagtttgaatttggtaacCAACTTTGCAGTGAAGAACACAAACTTTGGTCACTTCAAATATTCAAACAGCACTGTCACAATCTACTATGCAGGACAGGCAATTGGGTCCGCTGATATTCCTAAGGGAAAAGTCAGAGCTCGATCCACACGAAGAACCGATGTTGTCATTAGCATTAATACAGACAAGCTTTCAGGATCCACAAACCTTGGCAATGACATTAACTCAGGTCTTGTGCCTCTGACTAGTGAGGCTACCTTGAAAGGAAAGGTTGAATTGATGAAGATTATCAAGAAGAACAAGTCTGGCAAAATGAGCTGCAGCATGTCAGTTAATTTGGCCAACCGTGCTGTCCAGGATTTGAAGTGCTAG
- the LOC137709791 gene encoding late embryogenesis abundant protein At1g64065-like has translation MLESERFKKIQQNRKCFAYIAIFVVFQIIVLAIFGATVMKIKTPNVRLRSVTVQGVDYSSSGSNSPFFKMTLIAEVSVRNKNFGQFKFDPTKANVTFGSVIVGQGDIIKARAKARKTRRMNVTIEVSSDGISDGAKLGTEVSSGNVTLSTLARVRGKVTLMKLMKKRKTAQMNCTMIVNLPNQLVYDLACK, from the coding sequence ATGTTGGAGTCTGAGAGGTTCAAGAAAATTCAGCAGAACAGGAAGTGTTTTGCCTACATCGCTATCTTTGTTGTGTTCCAAATCATAGTCCTGGCCATATTCGGAGCAACGGTGATGAAAATTAAAACTCCGAATGTGAGGCTGAGATCGGTGACGGTCCAAGGCGTAGACTATAGTTCTTCAGGTAGCAATTCACCATTCTTCAAAATGACTTTGATTGCTGAAGTTTCTGTGAGGAACAAGAATTTCGGGCAGTTCAAATTTGATCCCACAAAAGCTAATGTCACATTTGGGAGCGTCATAGTGGGGCAAGGTGATATAATCAAAGCAAGAGCCAAGGCTAGGAAGACGAGGAGAATGAACGTGACGATTGAAGTGAGCTCCGATGGGATATCGGACGGTGCTAAGCTTGGGACTGAGGTGAGCTCAGGGAATGTGACATTGAGTACCCTTGCCAGGGTTAGAGGTAAGGTGACattgatgaaattgatgaagaAGCGCAAAACAGCACAGATGAACTGCACAATGATTGTCAATTTACCGAATCAGCTTGTTTATGATTTGGCTTGTAAATGA